From a single Pseudorasbora parva isolate DD20220531a chromosome 15, ASM2467924v1, whole genome shotgun sequence genomic region:
- the LOC137041919 gene encoding acyl-coenzyme A thioesterase 5-like, protein MFSLLKCGFTSFARSAGKIHYSSGVNIRLLPSYKCSFEDPVQVTVSGLKPQQRVDLRSEITDDNGLVFRASATYQADASGQVDLNRDPSLGGSFTGVEPMGLFWALKADVVSCKFTLTDVTRPALVNLECVSDDKVIVQITNERHCMTDGVRRIPVTEGRIRGTIFMPPGKGPFPGILDTFTFRGVPFELRAALLAKRGFAVFALAFQGYQDLPKRADKFHLEYFEEGIDFLRQQPEVKDQKIGLVSISKSGDLALSMATFLPGISATVWINGCNANTLIPIYYKDISIPPLLYDITRSKITPSGLLDVGDVMYDPMSKIGLPSVIPIERASGNFMFIMSEADRNWQSAYYAKLACDRLKAHGKNNYELVRYEKAGHFIEVPYMPFCLANFHAAANQVVLFGGEPKAHSEAQLDAWQRIVNFFKKHLAAADHNCRSML, encoded by the exons ATGTTTTCCCTGCTGAAGTGTGGATTTACCTCTTTCGCAAGAAGTGCTGGGAAAATACACTACAGTTCTGGGGTCAATATTAGGCTTTTGCCAAGTTATAAGTGCTCTTTTGAAGACCCAGTGCAAGTGACAGTGAGTGGCTTAAAACCACAACAACGAGTGGATTTACGCTCTGAAATCACAGATGACAATGGACTCGTTTTCAGAGCTTCGGCCACCTACCAAGCAGACGCAAGTGGTCAAGTTGACCTCAACCGCGACCCTTCTCTTGGTGGCAGCTTTACCGGAGTTGAACCAATGGGCTTATTCTGGGCGCTGAAGGCAGACGTCGTAAGCTGCAAGTTTACACTAACAGACGTAACTCGCCCTGCTCTCGTTAACCTTGAATGTGTCAGTGACGATAAAGTCATCGTCCAAATAACAAACGAGAGGCACTGCATGACCGATGGCGTCCGGAGAATTCCTGTAACCGAAGGCAGAATCAGAGGAACTATTTTTATGCCACCTG GTAAAGGACCATTTCCTGGGATTTtggatacatttacatttagaggAGTTCCGTTTGAGTTGAGGGCAGCTCTGCTGGCAAAACGAGGCTTTGCCGTTTTTGCCTTGGCTTTTCAAGGTTACCAAGATTTACCCAAAAGAGCTGACAAATTTCACCTCGAGTACTTTGAAGAAGGCATAGATTTCCTGAGACAACAGCCAGAG GTCAAAGATCAAAAAATTGGCCTAGTGTCCATATCAAAGAGTGGAGATCTCGCTTTGTCAATGGCAACATTCCTGCCTGGTATATCGGCCACTGTTTGGATCAATGGATGCAATGCCAATACTTTGATCCCCATCTACTACAAAGACATCAGTATTCCACCCCTCTTGTACGACATTACAAGATCAAAAATTACACCATCAGGCCTTTTGGATGTTGGGGATGTCATGTATGACCCGATGTCCAAAATAGGTCTTCCTAGCGTTATTCCCATTGAGCGTGCCTCTGGTAACTTCATGTTTATAATGTCAGAAGCTGACAGGAATTGGCAAAGTGCCTATTATGCAAAACTCGCATGCGACAGACTCAAAGCACATGGGAAAAATAACTACGAGCTGGTGAGGTATGAAAAAGCAGGTCACTTTATTGAGGTGCCTTATATGCCCTTTTGTCTCGCTAATTTTCATGCTGCAGCTAACCAGGTGGTTTTGTTTGGAGGGGAACCCAAGGCTCATTCAGAAGCACAGTTAGACGCATGGCAGAGGAttgtgaattttttcaaaaaacacCTAGCGGCTGCTGATCACAATTGCAGATCTATGTTGTAG